From Penicillium digitatum chromosome 5, complete sequence, one genomic window encodes:
- a CDS encoding Cell division protein kinase, putative, whose protein sequence is MSWKDNFGFTERLRAIQSLTTAYQQASSSSASGFAEAMAQAKQLETEAYNKATSKDEYDSICQKAIDEAELAESEELVTSSPQHVEDDDTSTGEVIGQYRYCFHHFAGIHSSIYRSKLEDGTVRAVKVTIPHLMTAPHDAHREARLLREGSHPHIIPLIETFNLDGGRFVLVFPFLRYDFDQLLRRDMVTAAQTRSILRDLFCGLAHLHSIGIIHRDIKPSNVLLDSPNGPAYLADFGVSWKEGDAGSEPPTQKITDVGTTCYRPPEILFGFKEYGTSLDMWAAGCLVAEAIAVGHRQLFDSGPVGSDLSLIFSIFKLLGTPDEQRWPEVQVLPDWGKVEFHSFPSQSWENILPGASSNGRELVSRLLCYESSERLSAAEALAHPYFART, encoded by the exons ATGTCTTGGAAGGACAATTTCGGGTTCACAGAGCGACTGCGAGCCATACAGTCTCT AACAACGGCTTATCAGCAAGCTTCATCCTCGTCTGCCTCCGGATTCGCAGAAGCTATGGCCCAAGCGAAGCAGCTTGAAACCGAGGCGTATAACAAGGCGACCTCGAAA GACGAGTATGATTCTATCTGCCAAAAGGCAATTGATGAGGCTGAATTGGCAGAGTCCGAGGAGCTGGTCACTAGCAGCCCACAGCATGTGGAAGATGACGATACCTCAACCGGGGAAGTGATCGGTCAATATCGGTATTGTTTTCACCACTTTGCTGGGATCCACTCCTCTATATACAGGTCAAAGTTGGAGGATGGGACTGTTCGGGCTGTGAAAGTCACTATTCCCCATCTGATGACAGCCCCCCATGATGCTCACCGTGAAGCCCGGTTGTTGCGCGAAGGTTCTCACCCGCATATAATTCCATTGATTGAAACGTTTAATCTTGATGGTGGCAGATTTGTCTTGgtctttcctttcttgcgATATGACTTCGACCAGTTGTTGCGGCGAGACATGGTAACTGCTGCACAGACACGATCGATTCTGCGAGACCTGTTTTGTGGCCTTGCTCATCTCCACAGCATTGGTATAATTCACCGGGACATCAAGCCCTCCAATGTTCTATTGGACTCCCCCAATGGACCAGCTTACTTGGCAGACTTTGGCGTTTCGTGGAAAGAAGGCGACGCGGGATCTGAGCCACCCACGCAGAAAATCACGGATGTGGGCACAACCTGCTATCGACCCCCAGAAATTCTCTTTGGGTTCAAAGAATATGGAACATCCCTCGACATGTGGGCTGCTGGCTGTTTAGTAGCAGAAGCCATTGCCGTTGGTCACCGCCAGCTCTTTGATTCCGGGCCCGTGGGCAGCGATCTATCACTGATTTTCTCCATTTTCAAACTGCTGGGCACTCCGGATGAACAGCGCTGGCCT GAAGTCCAAGTCTTGCCAGATTGGGGGAAGGTAGAATTCCACTCGTTCCCTTCGCAGAGCTGGGAGAATATCCTCCCGGGTGCATCCTCGAATGGTCGTGAATTAGTCAGCCGCCTATTGTGCTACGAGAGCAGCGAAAGACTCTCGGCGGCAGAG GCCCTTGCCCATCCATATTTTGCTCGGACTTGA